A DNA window from Thiothrix subterranea contains the following coding sequences:
- a CDS encoding ATP-binding protein has translation MLQSLPVGIQTFDKLRQDNYLYVDKTQAIHNLLTGKAGYFFLSRPRRFGKSLLLSTIKEIYQGNRALFDGLWIADQWDWSKTHPVIHLSINKLDYQGLGLETALQQTLEAIAAQHGLTLVSTTLKNVFAELLEKLAKQQGNVVLLIDEYDKPLIDYLDDIPQAKANQQTMKAFYSVLKDSDPYLEFLLITGVSKFSRVSIFSDLNNLFDLTFDRSASTLLGYTQAELEHYFTPYMPETESYLGLTREALQEKIREWYNGYSWDLRTRVYNPYSILSFFQAQAFRNFWFESGTPTFLPKLMRRKKVYRLDKLRVDELALGNYDLEELELVPVMFQTGYLTLKDQDKRGMYWLDYPNREVRASMMMFLMAEWAHVEPAKTTPMVVHLSEAFDDNDLPEVIEIIKTVFKKIPYQIFLQDREAYYHSLIYLTFFYLGQYSEAEVNESNRRVDCVVKTATHIYILEFKLDKTAQAAMVQIKERDYAGAFRDDPRPKVLVGINFSSELKSVDDWVVENSPI, from the coding sequence ATGCTACAAAGCCTCCCTGTTGGTATCCAAACTTTTGACAAGTTGCGTCAAGATAACTACTTGTATGTAGACAAAACACAAGCTATCCATAATTTGCTGACGGGCAAAGCAGGCTATTTTTTCCTATCGCGTCCGCGACGTTTCGGTAAATCGTTGCTGCTTTCCACCATCAAAGAAATCTACCAAGGCAATCGTGCGTTGTTTGATGGGCTGTGGATCGCGGATCAGTGGGATTGGAGCAAGACTCACCCTGTCATTCACCTATCTATCAACAAACTCGACTATCAGGGATTGGGTTTAGAAACGGCATTACAACAAACGCTGGAGGCGATTGCAGCGCAACATGGTCTCACTTTGGTGAGTACAACGCTGAAAAACGTGTTTGCGGAACTGCTGGAAAAACTCGCCAAACAACAGGGCAATGTGGTGTTGCTGATCGACGAATATGATAAGCCGTTGATTGACTACCTCGATGACATTCCGCAAGCCAAAGCCAATCAACAGACCATGAAAGCCTTCTATTCGGTGCTGAAAGACAGTGACCCGTATTTGGAGTTTTTGCTGATTACCGGCGTGTCGAAGTTCAGCCGCGTGTCGATTTTTTCGGATTTGAATAACCTGTTTGACCTGACGTTTGACCGCAGTGCCAGCACGCTATTGGGGTATACACAAGCGGAATTGGAGCACTATTTCACACCCTATATGCCGGAAACGGAAAGCTATCTTGGCTTAACCCGTGAGGCGTTGCAGGAAAAAATCCGTGAATGGTATAACGGTTACAGTTGGGATTTACGTACCCGCGTTTACAATCCGTATTCGATCTTGAGCTTTTTTCAGGCGCAGGCATTCCGCAATTTCTGGTTTGAATCGGGCACACCGACGTTTTTGCCGAAGTTGATGCGCCGCAAGAAAGTGTATCGTCTGGATAAGTTGCGGGTAGATGAATTGGCTTTGGGCAATTACGATCTTGAAGAATTGGAGCTTGTCCCCGTGATGTTCCAGACAGGCTATTTGACCCTAAAAGACCAAGATAAACGTGGCATGTATTGGTTGGATTACCCTAACCGTGAAGTACGTGCGTCAATGATGATGTTTTTGATGGCGGAATGGGCGCATGTTGAACCTGCAAAAACAACGCCGATGGTGGTACATCTGAGTGAAGCCTTTGACGATAATGATTTGCCTGAGGTGATTGAAATCATCAAAACGGTATTCAAGAAAATTCCATATCAGATTTTCTTACAAGACCGTGAGGCGTATTACCACAGTTTGATTTACTTGACGTTTTTCTATCTGGGGCAGTACAGCGAAGCAGAAGTCAATGAAAGCAACAGGCGGGTGGATTGCGTGGTGAAGACGGCGACGCATATCTATATTTTGGAGTTCAAGCTGGATAAGACGGCACAGGCGGCAATGGTGCAGATTAAAGAGCGCGATTACGCTGGGGCATTTAGGGATGATCCGCGTCCGAAGGTGTTGGTAGGGATTAATTTCAGCAGTGAGCTGAAGAGTGTGGATGATTGGGTGGTGGAGAATAGCCCCATTTAA
- a CDS encoding nucleotidyl transferase AbiEii/AbiGii toxin family protein, with the protein MFELDHHSKILTILNALDSDFFRAINACFGGGTLLALLYGEYRWSKDIDFICPVGEGYRKLRSDLADRGYDALFKDTSSINLPREFKADQYGVRFAVQVEATLIKFEIVAEGRIKLETPAHYDWCSVPCLSFADSCTEKLLSNADRWPDAAVKSRDLIDLAMLRLQATIPLAAIEKAEDAYPVITPLIKALTHFQGSVNYRRECFAALQVKNQGKIMDGIDLLAADHGLAKTERTITESL; encoded by the coding sequence ATGTTTGAACTTGATCACCACAGCAAAATCCTGACCATACTCAACGCGCTGGATAGTGATTTCTTCCGCGCAATCAATGCCTGTTTCGGCGGCGGCACGCTGCTTGCCCTGCTATACGGCGAATACCGGTGGAGTAAAGACATCGACTTCATCTGCCCCGTGGGGGAAGGCTACCGAAAACTACGTTCTGACCTTGCCGACCGTGGTTATGATGCGCTGTTCAAAGATACTTCCAGCATAAACCTGCCAAGAGAATTCAAAGCAGATCAGTACGGTGTACGTTTTGCCGTTCAAGTCGAAGCAACGTTGATCAAATTTGAGATTGTCGCTGAAGGTCGAATAAAGCTGGAAACACCTGCACACTATGACTGGTGTTCGGTTCCCTGTCTGAGCTTTGCTGACAGTTGCACTGAAAAACTGCTCTCCAATGCTGACCGTTGGCCTGATGCAGCCGTGAAATCACGCGACCTGATTGACCTTGCCATGCTGCGTTTGCAGGCAACCATTCCTCTGGCAGCCATTGAAAAAGCGGAAGATGCTTACCCTGTCATCACGCCGTTAATCAAGGCATTGACGCATTTTCAGGGTAGCGTCAACTACCGGCGGGAATGTTTTGCAGCCTTGCAGGTAAAGAACCAAGGGAAAATTATGGATGGGATAGACCTGCTGGCGGCTGATCATGGGCTGGCAAAGACAGAGAGAACCATCACAGAAAGCCTTTAA